Proteins from a genomic interval of Nocardia sp. BMG51109:
- the egtB gene encoding ergothioneine biosynthesis protein EgtB: MRARARTAALTGCVDEPELVAQHSPLMSPLVWDLAHIGNQEELWLVRDVGGREPVRADIDHLYDAFRHPRADRPALPLLNPDEARGYVGTVRLKVWDVLSSSALRGARLVDGGFAFGMIAQHEQQHDETMLATHQLRAGEPVLAATPTPPARSAVADEIVVPAGEFTMGTSEDPWALDNERPAHRVHVPGFAIDAAPVTNAQYQRFIEDGGYQRPELWSERGWAHRREADLTAPQFWQRDSENRWWRRSFGTVEPIRPQQPVVHVCWFEAEAFATWAGKRLPTEAEWEKAARFDPATGRSRRYPWGDADPAEETANLGQRHLEPADVGAYPAGASPLGVHQLIGDVWEWTSSGFEAYPGFEAFPYREYSEVFFGGDYKMLRGGSFGTDPVACRGTFRNWDHPIRRQIFVGFRLARDLRPDER, translated from the coding sequence ATGCGGGCACGGGCCCGGACCGCGGCGCTGACCGGCTGCGTCGACGAGCCGGAGCTGGTGGCGCAGCATTCGCCGCTGATGAGCCCGCTGGTATGGGACCTGGCGCATATCGGCAACCAGGAGGAGCTGTGGCTGGTCCGCGATGTCGGTGGCCGCGAGCCGGTGCGCGCCGATATCGACCATCTCTACGACGCCTTCCGGCATCCGCGGGCCGACCGGCCCGCGCTGCCGCTGCTGAATCCCGACGAGGCCCGCGGGTACGTCGGCACCGTGCGGCTGAAGGTGTGGGATGTGTTGTCGAGCAGCGCGTTGCGGGGCGCGCGGCTGGTCGACGGCGGATTCGCGTTCGGCATGATCGCCCAGCACGAGCAGCAGCACGACGAGACGATGCTCGCCACCCACCAGCTGCGGGCGGGCGAGCCGGTGCTGGCGGCGACCCCCACGCCGCCCGCGCGGTCGGCGGTGGCCGACGAGATCGTCGTTCCCGCGGGCGAATTCACGATGGGCACCTCGGAGGATCCCTGGGCGCTGGACAACGAGCGCCCCGCGCACCGGGTGCACGTTCCCGGATTCGCCATCGATGCCGCCCCGGTGACCAACGCGCAGTACCAGCGGTTCATCGAGGACGGTGGCTATCAGCGGCCGGAGCTGTGGTCCGAGCGCGGCTGGGCGCATCGTCGCGAGGCCGATCTGACGGCGCCGCAGTTCTGGCAGCGCGATAGCGAAAACCGCTGGTGGCGGCGGTCTTTCGGGACAGTGGAGCCGATCCGCCCGCAGCAGCCGGTGGTGCACGTGTGCTGGTTCGAGGCGGAGGCGTTCGCCACCTGGGCCGGCAAGCGGCTGCCGACCGAGGCCGAATGGGAGAAGGCGGCCCGGTTCGATCCGGCCACCGGGCGCAGCCGCCGCTACCCGTGGGGCGATGCCGATCCCGCCGAGGAGACGGCGAATCTCGGCCAGCGGCATCTGGAGCCTGCCGACGTGGGCGCCTATCCCGCGGGCGCGTCGCCGCTGGGCGTGCATCAGCTGATCGGTGACGTGTGGGAGTGGACGTCGTCGGGGTTCGAGGCCTATCCGGGATTCGAGGCGTTCCCGTATCGCGAGTATTCGGAGGTGTTCTTCGGCGGCGACTACAAGATGCTGCGCGGCGGCTCCTTCGGCACCGATCCGGTCGCCTGCCGCGGCACCTTCCGCAACTGGGACCACCCGATCCGCCGCCAGATCTTCGTCGGCTTCCGCCTGGCCCGCGATCTGCGGCCGGACGAGCGCTGA
- the egtA gene encoding ergothioneine biosynthesis glutamate--cysteine ligase EgtA — translation MAMTAVRAPIGAGAELSSRAAAEAYVGGVCFKQGPPALIGAELEWLTGQGGSSAPGARPELPPLVDALGPYAPRSVAPESPALPLPGGSRVTLEPGGQIELSSAPFGAAAELCERLRADKHLLEKLLLTRSIRLVSAAADAARSPARVLQLPRYQAMERCFDGIGPFGRLMMCNTAATQVSLDAGADRAEVSARWTALYSMGPALVAAFACSPDLHGAPAGAWASQRMRAWLRLDHSRTRPSVRQWSDPVAEYSRWVLDVPLLCVRTDGPGDWAAPPGATFADWLCGALDDEIGRRPETADLDYHLSTMFPPVRAAGHLEVRYLDAQPEKTWSVPIHALEALMSAPAVVAEATEVAAPVADQWLEAARCGLADPQIRSVAVDLLRLAAAHAVTPEAAAELHEAAQRCRSGRTPTGRTADGDGPAAGQ, via the coding sequence ATGGCAATGACAGCGGTACGGGCCCCGATCGGTGCGGGCGCCGAGTTATCTTCCCGGGCCGCCGCCGAGGCGTATGTCGGCGGCGTCTGCTTCAAACAAGGCCCCCCGGCGCTGATCGGCGCCGAACTCGAGTGGCTCACCGGGCAGGGTGGGTCGTCGGCGCCGGGCGCGCGTCCCGAGCTACCGCCGCTCGTGGACGCTCTCGGACCCTATGCGCCACGGTCCGTCGCCCCCGAATCGCCGGCCCTGCCGCTGCCCGGGGGCAGCCGGGTCACCCTCGAACCCGGTGGTCAGATCGAATTGTCCAGCGCCCCGTTCGGGGCCGCGGCCGAACTCTGTGAGCGCCTTCGCGCGGATAAGCATCTGCTGGAGAAGCTGCTGCTCACCCGGTCCATTCGGCTCGTCTCCGCCGCCGCCGACGCCGCCCGCTCCCCGGCCCGCGTGCTGCAACTGCCGCGCTATCAGGCGATGGAGCGCTGTTTCGACGGGATCGGCCCGTTCGGCAGGCTGATGATGTGCAATACCGCCGCCACGCAGGTGAGCCTCGACGCGGGTGCCGACCGGGCCGAGGTGTCGGCCCGCTGGACTGCGCTGTACAGCATGGGGCCCGCCCTGGTGGCCGCCTTCGCCTGCTCCCCGGATCTGCACGGCGCCCCGGCCGGTGCGTGGGCCTCGCAGCGGATGCGGGCCTGGCTGCGGCTCGATCATTCGCGCACCCGCCCGTCGGTGCGGCAGTGGTCGGATCCGGTGGCCGAATACAGCCGCTGGGTTCTGGACGTTCCGCTGCTGTGCGTGCGGACCGACGGACCCGGCGACTGGGCCGCCCCGCCCGGCGCAACCTTCGCCGACTGGCTGTGCGGCGCCCTGGACGACGAGATCGGGCGCCGTCCGGAAACGGCGGATCTGGATTATCACCTGAGCACGATGTTCCCGCCGGTGCGTGCTGCGGGACATCTGGAGGTGCGCTACCTGGACGCGCAGCCGGAGAAGACATGGAGCGTGCCGATACACGCGCTGGAGGCGCTGATGTCGGCACCGGCGGTCGTCGCCGAGGCGACCGAGGTGGCCGCCCCGGTCGCCGATCAGTGGCTGGAGGCGGCCCGCTGCGGCCTGGCCGATCCACAGATCCGTTCCGTCGCGGTCGATCTGCTGAGGCTGGCCGCCGCGCACGCGGTCACCCCCGAGGCCGCCGCCGAACTGCACGAGGCCGCGCAGCGATGTCGCAGCGGCCGCACGCCCACCGGCCGGACCGCCGACGGCGACGGCCCGGCGGCCGGACAATGA
- a CDS encoding class II glutamine amidotransferase gives MDGRAPIELVASRYRSPAPIWTDPAVDEVLPQLRSTAVLAAVRSATVGMPVERAACAPFTDGRWAFSHNGVVQDWRRVLTAVATELGTAELLDAEAHTDSATLWVILRSLLDTAGPTGRSGDGQTGLSPTDPAVALRRLGSAVLARAPRARLNLLLGDGETLWATTVYHSLSVLVTDDVAVLASEPYDDDPRWQAVADGQLVTARPGHLSVVSLVSDESERARS, from the coding sequence ATCGATGGCCGCGCCCCGATCGAGCTGGTGGCCAGCCGATATCGCAGTCCCGCGCCGATCTGGACCGATCCGGCCGTCGACGAGGTGCTGCCGCAGCTGCGGTCGACGGCGGTGCTGGCTGCCGTGCGTTCCGCGACCGTCGGCATGCCCGTCGAGCGCGCGGCCTGCGCGCCGTTCACCGACGGCCGCTGGGCCTTCAGTCACAACGGCGTAGTTCAGGACTGGCGCCGGGTGCTGACCGCCGTCGCCACCGAACTCGGTACGGCCGAACTCCTGGACGCCGAGGCGCACACGGATTCCGCCACGCTGTGGGTGATCCTGCGCAGCCTGCTCGACACGGCCGGCCCCACCGGCCGATCCGGTGATGGGCAAACCGGTCTGTCGCCGACCGACCCCGCGGTCGCCCTGCGCCGACTCGGTTCCGCCGTGCTCGCGCGCGCACCTCGCGCCCGGCTCAACCTCTTGCTCGGCGACGGCGAAACCCTGTGGGCCACTACCGTGTACCACTCGCTGTCGGTGCTGGTCACCGACGACGTCGCGGTGCTGGCCTCCGAACCCTATGACGACGATCCGCGCTGGCAGGCCGTCGCGGACGGGCAACTGGTGACCGCGCGGCCCGGGCACCTGTCCGTCGTCTCCCTCGTATCCGACGAATCCGAAAGGGCGCGTTCATGA
- the egtD gene encoding L-histidine N(alpha)-methyltransferase: protein MTEPTLEIHLTDDDLTAGLRSDARLGLTSTPKTLPPKWFYDARGSRLFEAITELPEYYPTRTERALLDDVVGEIARIAQAEVLVELGAGSAAKTRLLLNALSAEGPLKTYVPQDVSVSALRDAAAQVAAEFPGLAVHGVVSDFTDTLQNLPRGGRRMVAFLGGTIGNLIPSERAEFLAGIQEVLEPGEQLLLGGGLVIDPSVLVPAYDDAAGVTAEFNRNVLYVLNSRLRADFDPELFRHVALWDPDNEWIEMRLEATRELTATVADLDLTVHFDEGEQMRTEISAKFRIEGLTAELDTAGFGVEHVWTDPQSRFALVLAERR from the coding sequence ATGACCGAACCGACGCTGGAGATCCACCTGACCGACGACGACCTCACCGCGGGGCTGCGGTCGGATGCCCGGCTCGGCCTCACCTCGACACCGAAGACGTTGCCGCCCAAGTGGTTCTACGACGCGCGGGGCAGCCGGCTGTTCGAGGCGATCACCGAACTGCCGGAGTACTACCCGACGCGGACCGAGCGCGCCCTGCTCGACGACGTCGTCGGCGAGATCGCCCGGATCGCGCAGGCCGAGGTGCTGGTCGAGCTCGGCGCGGGATCGGCCGCCAAGACCAGGCTGCTGCTGAACGCGCTGAGCGCCGAGGGGCCGTTGAAAACCTATGTCCCGCAGGATGTCTCGGTGTCGGCGCTACGGGACGCCGCTGCGCAGGTCGCCGCGGAGTTCCCGGGCCTGGCCGTGCACGGGGTCGTCTCCGATTTCACCGACACCCTGCAGAACCTGCCGCGCGGCGGCCGCCGCATGGTCGCCTTCCTGGGCGGCACGATCGGCAACCTGATCCCGTCCGAGCGCGCCGAGTTCCTCGCAGGAATCCAGGAGGTGCTGGAACCGGGCGAGCAGCTGCTGCTCGGCGGGGGGCTGGTGATCGACCCGTCCGTGCTGGTCCCCGCCTACGACGACGCCGCCGGCGTCACCGCCGAGTTCAACCGGAATGTGCTGTATGTCTTGAACTCCCGGTTGCGCGCCGACTTCGATCCGGAACTCTTCCGCCATGTGGCGCTGTGGGATCCGGACAACGAGTGGATCGAGATGCGCCTCGAGGCCACTCGGGAACTGACGGCGACCGTCGCCGACCTCGACCTCACCGTGCATTTCGACGAGGGCGAGCAGATGCGCACGGAGATCTCCGCCAAGTTCCGCATCGAGGGCCTCACCGCCGAACTGGACACCGCGGGCTTCGGAGTCGAGCACGTCTGGACCGACCCACAGAGTCGTTTCGCCCTGGTCCTGGCCGAACGTCGCTGA